One window of Athalia rosae chromosome 4, iyAthRosa1.1, whole genome shotgun sequence genomic DNA carries:
- the LOC105692677 gene encoding PDZ and LIM domain protein Zasp, producing MAQLISVKLSRFDNSPWGFRLQGGKDFGTPLVVQKVNGGSPAEAAGLRAGDAVIKVNNTDTFNLRHKDAQDVIVRAGNNFEVTIQRGGSTWKPSVTPVTANIPTPKPNSPASNISPVTKTSLAAKKQDSPLIGSGHNFSPKPFLNGNGEAPIKSIVNKQYNSPVGIYSEETIAETLSAQAEVLAGGVLGVNFKKNEKNYNAENSEVFKMVQEADKEPRTPEPAEPTIQSGAVTPTNPALAGLTGLRHVSAPETKPQPTTPQTSLPPGQNICADCERLIVCFSVSSRTEFYSSVSHAVGGRATSPRSPTPLGRAMGLTVSPVHENLNFHQCSSPLGQNQRNHLHRDEGMKPSPDTPVCHNCDKSIVGVFVRIKEKNLHVECFKCSTCGTSLKNVGYYNINNKLYCDIHAKLVARQNPPAAGLVPVTIPPGSKAPAGTISAALANVGGGIPPLAPLSPSLNNHSSPQPFTCNRTNIANVQEGVQRLRLQKNGTSGFASTTPDPRAYENQSQQYSTLNGNVENAKTFTSTLIIQTGNEVGSINNDEKFSCINTVNRDILYPEKNTENENLPEFELITSKCSEEPTTDLLAVSEQPFPARKQAPSTNSIGGPKPFGGAPTAPSLVSTPSLNSGSNTLPRPLSQSATDSYTEEFDYCEERETYIDNPPSPPPPPSVKSKSLIWPPEKPIEEITYPTASPLYINPNPALNQRQESERRQRQLIAQQREREELERQRELSEEQTGMEYNASCSGPSYRKIQLYELTPQRESRSREVTCSRSCSRAESRESLRRSLTPTRINQPIPQPWTATVTTGTNLYHQPCPLVEPSVSEIVCEQREICEHTEVCQTQQTCERRQVSIVHHHPPRPAYPPICKPVYRSVCPPKPNQEACPLKAPVPEPVPEPEPEPEPEPEPKVETEVSFTFRRPSRPNSAASTETINIPSVTVYKDEIDEQREYSTETMERDIGPLHVKKTTIYEKTVEVLDAEDGGRMEVTETAEEVSENEGGTEIESTIQTRGSAKLDKEVETISDRKEIAECAEIITAAVDTQQLVEQITEEVTQSKVEERTSAVEKISAAVEQATESTPSNRPRRYSFSEHEKLDCGGYRETHQTVEESELDRYEELTEEIRLDDGCRQQEIENERLKSLREQVQVHQCLREQQIPERRPPPQSLQERRLSAKYSQQDFTCTQRQQVQTEVSCTKKHVQFATESECGIQQLPPTTVKNSTPKEWKSDMVKALTTAPDRTYSPLGTMTTIDAEETVEERRTEQERSCEEINDTRTVTVCSTQESSTSSFQNALTTAPDRPYTPLGFYDQPGQYRSEANACSCSGLRSDPEPDGYCAPAEILYTDGCTQETTRCDTSRCNKKSVTPQPLPTPPPDYHLRDSHLPRSRSETPSRALTMGLKKPGTIPAYQRNLLNPVKKITSDGQGGYESSRTPTPTPGRSKSPAEGSTPEPPAGYIKAQAPKIREDPPPKVKPSPGGRPDKKPQEEGESYTYHEEKNTPQGRLIKDVEGSMRVAYAGDEESFVASEKEIIETLRCPKKIPPPEPAKICVPVEAERCEVQVKSECQKKSVCITGRVSQTAAKLTCSMSNVSDRFPRTGVCVLPPCPKAIVTGGTQTTKKSSAFCGTQSQSCQKTITQSQRSAFCGTQANTSSKPGLTVLPCKAPAELGSKAGVVVIPSEESRSCSQPGVYVAPTSDRKGVCVSPCVGMIPATCGQPSGTCGRRSGPGIFEISAKPSGVCVAQCEDGSICVAPCRKPILKSQCPYGRSPSAELPYPQIPLPYDDDNQPACPLAKSPASETNDLGFQPIHKPRTNLGSQLTQLVNKTNNKPAVQVLKPQAQCSSQNLCQTQTPQCPMLAPNSKTQNLVDPPNLSSHPDLGTGVGGLGGGSKSGSVAGNTAPKRGRGILTQQGGPGSRVPLCGHCNSYVRGPFITALGNIWCPDHFVCTNGQCRRPLQDIGFVEEKGQLYCEYCFEQFIAPPCSKCNNKIKGECLNAIGKHFHPECFNCSYCGKLFGNNPFFLEDGLPYCEADWNELFTTKCFSCGFPVEAGDRWVEALSNNYHSQCFNCTMCKKNLEGQSFYAKGGRPFCKNHAR from the exons GTGAACGGGGGTTCTCCTGCTGAGGCAGCTGGTCTCCGAGCTGGCGATGCGGTTATCAAGGTGAACAACACGGACACGTTCAACCTGAGGCACAAGGACGCGCAAGATGTCATCGTGAGGGCGGGAAACAACTTCGAAGTAACCATCCAGAG GGGAGGCAGCACGTGGAAACCCAGCGTTACGCCCGTCACAGCGAATATTCCAACTCCGAAACCGAACAGCCCcgcttcgaatatttcgcctGTGACAAAGACATCCCTTGCGGCGAAAAAACAAGATAGTCCTCTGATCGGCAGTGGACATAATTTCAGTCCGAAACCCTTC TTGAACGGCAATGGCGAGGCTCCGATCAAATCAATCGTTAACAAGCAGTACAATAGCCCTGTGGGAATCTACAGCGAAGAAACCATCGCCGAAACTTTATCTGCTCAGGCCGAGGTCCTTGCCGGCGGAGTATTGGG GGTTAATTTcaagaagaacgagaaaaactacAACGCAGAGAACAGCGAGGTCTTCAAGATGGTCCAGGAGGCGGACAAAGAGCCGAGGACACCGGAACCCG CTGAACCCACGATACAAAGCGGTGCGGTTACCCCGACGAATCCTGCCCTTGCCGGTCTTACCGGTCTCAGGCACGTATCAGCACCGGAGACCAAGCCACAGCCAACGACTCCACAAACGAGCCTGCCACCCGGACAGAATATCTGCGCGGACTGCGAGAGGCTCATCGT TTGCTTTTCAG TTTCATCCCGGACGGAATTTTATTCGTCGGTCAGTCACGCTGTGGGGGGTCGCGCCACCTCACCCAGGTCGCCGACACCCCTGGGCCGGGCTATGGGCCTGACGGTCAGTCCGGttcatgaaaatttgaattttcatcaatgCTCCTCGCCGTTGGGACAAAACCAACGTAATCATCTTCATCGGGACGAAGGGATGAAACCCTCGCCAGACACCCCCGTTTGCCACAACTGCGATAAATCCATTGT GGGAGTCTTCGTCAGGATAAAGGAGAAGAATTTACACGTTGAATGCTTCAAATGCTCGACCTGCGGAACCTCGTTGAAGAACGTCGGTTActacaacatcaacaacaagcTGTACTGCGACATCCACGCGAAACTCGTCGCAAGACAAAATCCACCAGCCGCGGGTTTGGTACCCGTCACCATCCCTCC AGGAAGCAAGGCACCCGCTGGTACCATTTCCGCAGCTCTGGCTAACGTCGGAGGTGGCATACCCCCCTTGGCACCTCTGTCGCCATCTCTAAACAACCATTCATCACCTCAACCTTTC acatGCAATCGGACGAACATCGCCAACGTTCAGGAGGGCGTTCAACGACTTCGTCTGCAGAAAAATGGCACTTCTGGATTCGCGTCGACCACCCCCGACCCTCGTGCTTACGAAAATCAGAGCCAACAGTATTCGACTTTGAATGGAAACGTCGAAAATGCAAAGACCTTTACCAGTACTCTCATCATTCAGACGGGGAACGAGGTTGGCAGCATCAACAacgacgagaaattttcttgcATTAACACAGTTAACAGGGATATTTTGTATCccgaaaaaaataccgagaatgaaaatttgcctGAATTTGAACTAATCACGTCGAAATGCTCGGAGGAACCGACTACCGACCTCCTAGCCGTATCTGAACAACCTTTTCCTGCTCGAAAACAG GCACCGTCAACCAACAGCATCGGAGGTCCGAAGCCCTTCGGAGGCGCTCCGACCGCGCCTAGTCTGGTCTCTACGCCATCCTTGAACTCTGGTAGCAACACTCTGCCCCGTCCGTTGAGTCAAAGCGCCACTG ACTCATACACCGAGGAATTTGACTACtgcgaagaaagagaaacttATATCGATAATCCTCCGTCACCGCCTCCGCCACCTTCGGTAAAAAGTAAGAGCCTTATCTGGCCCCCGGAGAAACCTATCGAAGAAATTACATACCCGACAGCGAGCCCTTTGTACATTAATCCTAACCCAGCCCTAAATCAAAGGCAGGAAAGCGAGAGACGTCAGAGGCAACTGATCGCACAACAACGCGAAAGGGAAGAACTCGAAAGACAAAGAGAACTGAGTGAGGAGCAGACGGGAATGGAATATAATGCGAGTTGCTCCGGCCCATCGTATAGGAAGATACAGCTCTACGAACTAACGCCTCAGAGAGAATCAAGGTCAAGGGAAGTGACCTGCTCAAGATCATGCTCGAGAGCGGAATCGAGAGAGAGTTTGCGTAGATCTTTAACGCCCACGAGAATAAATCAACCGATTCCTCAACCTTGGACAGCTACGGTTACTACGGGAACGAATTTATATCACCAGCCTTGCCCACTGGTAGAACCCTCCGTCTCTGAAATCGTATGCGAACAACGAGAAATATGCGAACATACCGAAGTCTGTCAGACTCAGCAAACTTGTGAACGAAGACAGGTATCGATTGTGCATCATCACCCACCCCGCCCTGCCTACCCTCCGATTTGTAAGCCCGTGTATCGCTCGGTCTGCCCTCCGAAACCTAATCAGGAAGCGTGTCCGTTGAAAGCACCGGTTCCTGAACCGGTACCGGAACCGGAACCAGAACCGGAGCCGGAACCAGAGCCCAAGGTGGAAACGGAGGTGTCGTTTACGTTCCGGAGACCGAGTAGACCCAACAGTGCCGCTTCAACTGAAACTATAAATATACCAAGTGTAACTGTTTATAAGGACGAGATTGACGAACAACGCGAATACTCTACCGAGACAATGGAAAGGGATATTGGACCGTTGCACGTCAAGAAGACAACGATTTACGAGAAAACGGTGGAAGTCCTCGACGCCGAGGACGGGGGACGTATGGAGGTGACGGAAACGGCTGAAGAAGTTTCCGAAAACGAAGGTGGAACTGAAATAGAAAGCACGATACAAACTCGGGGATCCGCAAAACTGGATAAAGAAGTTGAAACTATTTCGGACAGAAAAGAAATAGCAGAATGTGCCGAAATTATAACAGCAGCTGTAGATACCCAGCAACTCGTAGAACAAATTACGGAAGAAGTAACACAGAGCAAAGTTGAAgagcggacgagtgccgttgAGAAGATATCAGCAGCCGTTGAGCAAGCCACGGAATCCACGCCAAGTAATCGACCGAGACGTTACAGCTTCAGCGAGCACGAAAAACTTGACTGCGGCGGGTACCGCGAGACTCACCAAACGGTCGAAGAAAGTGAATTGGACCGATACGAAGAGTTGACGGAAGAAATCAGGCTCGACGACGGCTGCAGGCAACaggaaattgaaaacgaaagacTCAAAAGCTTACGTGAGCAGGTCCAGGTCCACCAGTGTCTGAGGGAACAGCAAATTCCAGAGCGAAGACCACCGCCGCAAAGTCTCCAGGAACGTCGACTCAGCGCGAAGTACAGTCAGCAGGATTTCACCTGTACTCAACGACAGCAAGTGCAGACCGAGGTATCCTGCACAAAAAAACATGTACAATTCGCAACGGAAAGCGAATGCGGTATCCAGCAACTTCCGCCTACGactgtaaaaaattcaactccaAAAGAATGGAAGTCGGATATGGTCAAGGCTCTGACCACTGCTCCGGATCGCACCTACTCACCACTCGGCACCATGACCACCATCGACGCCGAGGAAACCGTCGAAGAACGTCGCACGGAACAAGAACGGAGCTGCGAAGAAATAAACGATACTCGTACCGTGACCGTCTGCTCAACCCAAGAATCGTCCACTTCATCCTTCCAGAATGCCCTGACCACCGCTCCCGATCGTCCTTACACTCCGCTGGGATTTTACGATCAGCCAGGACAGTACCGGTCGGAAGCGAATGCCTGCTCTTGTTCCGGACTTCGATCCGATCCCGAGCCCGACGGATACTGTGCACCCGCGGAAATTCTCTACACCGACGGCTGTACGCAAGAAACGACGAGGTGCGACACGAGTCGCTGCAATAAAAAATCGGTTACTCCCCAGCCTCTTCCAACTCCCCCGCCGGATTACCATCTGAGAGATTCGCATCTGCCACGATCCAGATCGGAAACACCGAGTCGGGCGCTTACCATGGGGTTGAAAAAGCCCGGCACGATTCCGGCGTACCAGAGAAATTTGCTCAATCCGGTGAAAAAGATCACCAGCGACGGACAGGGAGGCTACGAATCCAGTCGgactccgactccgactcCCGGAAGATCAAAGTCTCCCGCCGAAGGTTCTACACCAGAACCTCCGGCCGGGTACATCAAGGCTCAGGCTCCGAAGATCAGGGAAGATCCTCCGCCCAAAGTAAAACCGAGCCCAGGCGGTCGCCCTGATAAAAAACCCCAGGAAGAAGGAGAGTCGTACACTTAccacgaggagaaaaatacgCCCCAGGGCCGGTTGATAAAAGACGTCGAGGGATCGATGCGGGTAGCTTACGCCGGTGACGAGGAATCGTTCGTCGCCAGCGAGAAAGAGATAATCGAAACATTGAGATGCCCCAAGAAAATACCTCCCCCCGAACCCGCGAAAATCTGCGTACCGGTAGAAGCGGAACGTTGCGAAGTTCAGGTGAAATCGGAGTGTCAGAAGAAATCGGTATGCATAACAGGCAGAGTAAGTCAAACGGCGGCAAAACTTACGTGTTCGATGAGCAACGTGTCGGACAGATTCCCTAGAACCGGGGTCTGCGTTCTGCCGCCCTGTCCGAAAGCAATCGTCACGGGAGGGACCcaaacgacgaagaaaagcAGTGCCTTCTGCGGTACCCAGTCGCAGAGCTGTCAAAAAACGATAACACAATCTCAACGAAGTGCGTTCTGCGGTACGCAAGCGAACACCTCGTCAAAACCTGGACTGACGGTTTTACCCTGTAAAGCTCCGGCGGAGTTAGGATCCAAGGCTGGAGTCGTGGTGATTCCATCCGAAGAATCTCGCAGCTGTTCCCAGCCCGGAGTATACGTGGCACCGACGTCCGATCGAAAGGGCGTTTGCGTTTCTCCTTGCGTTGGAATGATCCCAGCGACTTGCGGCCAACCCTCGGGTACCTGCGGGAGGCGTTCGGGTCCTGGAATATTCGAAATCAGTGCGAAACCGTCGGGCGTATGCGTGGCGCAGTGCGAAGACGGTTCGATTTGCGTAGCTCCCTGTCGAAAGCCAATTCTGAAGAGTCAATGTCCTTACGGACGCTCTCCGTCGGCCGAACTACCCTACCCCCAGATACCCCTTCcttacgacgacgacaaccaGCCCGCGTGTCCTCTCGCTAAATCTCCCGCCTCGGAAACGAACGACTTGGGATTTCAACCGATACACAAGCCTCGCACTAACCTTGGAAGCCAGCTTACGCAGTTAGTTAATAAAACGAACAACAAGCCTGCGGTCCAAGTGTTGAAACCTCAGGCCCAGTGCTCGTCTCAAAATTTATGTCAGACCCAGACCCCCCAATGCCCAATGTTAGCCCCGAATAGTAAGACCCAGAATTTAGTAGACCCACCGAATTTGTCATCCCACCCGGATCTAGGTACCGGCGTCGGAGGCCTCGGTGGTGGTTCGAAGAGCGGTTCCGTAGCTGGTAACACCGCACCGAAACGTGGCCGAGGAATTTTGACCCAGCAAGGCGGACCTGGTTCCCGCGTCCCTCTTTGCGGTCACTGCAACTCCTACGTCAG GGGCCCGTTCATCACGGCACTCGGTAACATCTGGTGCCCCGATCATTTCGTTTGCACAAACGGACAGTGTCGTCGACCCCTGCAGGATATCGGATttgtagaagaaaaaggacAACTCTACTGCGAGTACTGCTTCGAACAGTTCATCGCTCCCCCCTGCAGCAAGTGCAACAATAAAATCAAAGGA